The Xenopus laevis strain J_2021 chromosome 7S, Xenopus_laevis_v10.1, whole genome shotgun sequence genome includes a window with the following:
- the LOC108697620 gene encoding traf2 and NCK-interacting protein kinase-like: protein MPFWAPQRKQQAECGSLSETYKPPDGRLTKDVLLGEGGTGEVFKGRHHRKGVVAVKMANISRDEESVCREVSFLRKFGGHKNVAAFHGAYYSAPLNECSSELLEIVLEYCGGGSLHDMINSTEGQSLRETWIGYVCQEVLKALKHIHKNRAVHRDIKSPNIMFTEKGKVKLIDFGLCWDLDPQTGKCYESEGTVHWMAPEAIRRRGKPVAYDTKCDIWSLGITAIEMAEGETPYANQYPVSDLILNNDAPELQSKTWSQNFVSFVKSCLEKEPSKRWSAEELLQHPFITELPPKKTIRAEIKKHLQVLQNHLTKKGLKGAAVWTMKKLQSAWSFCTPQTLPEQSVAEQMALEGFPSY from the exons ATGCCATTCTGGGCCCCCCAGAGGAAG CAACAAGCAGAATGTGGTTCCCTCTCCGAGACTTATAAG CCTCCTGatggtcggctgaccaaggaCGTGCTTCTCGGAGAGGGTGGAACTGGAGAAGTGTTTAAG GGTCGCCACCATCGCAAAGGAGTGGTGGCTGTGAAGATGGCCAACATCAGCAGG gatgaagagtcTGTTTGCCGGGAAGTTAGTTTTCTCCGGAAGTTCGGCGGCCACAAGAACGTCGCCGCTTTCCATGGAGCCTATTATAGTGCTCCACTTAATGAGTGTTCATCGGAGCTGCTGGAG ATTGTCCTTGAATACTGTGGGGGCGGCTCCCTACATGACATGATAAATTCCACCGAAGGCCAATCCCTGAGAGAGACctggattggctatgtctgcCAAGAAGTGTTAAAG GCACTCAAGCACATCCACAAGAACAGAGCCGTGCACCGGGACATCAAGAGCCCAAACATAATGtttacagagaaagggaaggtGAAACTGA TCGATTTTGGACTCTGCTGGGACCTGGACCCACAGACTGGAAAGTGCTATGAGAGTGAAGGCACTGTGCACTGGATGGCGCCCGAGGCCATAAGGAGGAGAGGCAAACCAGTGGCGTATgacaccaaa tgTGACATCTGGTCCCTGGGGATTACTGCCATCGAAATGGCCGAGGGAGAAACAC catATGCCAATCAGTATCCAGTGTCAGACCTCATACTGAACAACGATGCACCGGAGCTTCAATCAAAGACCTG gtcacaGAATTTTGTGTCCTTTGTCAAATCTTGTCTGGAAAAGGAACCATCAAAGAGGTGGAGTGCTGAAGAACTTCTGCAGCACCCGTTCATTACTGAACTGCCCCCAAAGAAGACAATTAGGGCTGAAATAAAGAAACACCTTCAGGTGCTGCAGAACCATCTGACCAAGAAAG GATTGAAGGGAGCAGCTGTCTGGACCATGAAGAAGCTGCAGAGTGCTTGGTCCTTCTGCACTCCCCAGACATTGCCAGAACAAAGTGTGGCTGAGCAAATGGCACTGGAGGGCTTTCCCTCTTACTGA
- the LOC121396268 gene encoding caltractin-like: MLRTKKKTKKKTIKKTSSTNVKKESIPEAQLPKRVPGEKLLAALQEWKYVLQAQPVSRTITEMESNNTEQDSKELRLVFKCVDVHKTGFLNASEVQSALELMGFVINEHGEERIKKWMDLNKGSLGFCGFQELIADWHGVTRDFYKELKKGFSMIDHDKDGKITITDLSASSKMAGIHLSRQELEEMMAEADQNGDHAIDISEFIEIMLKTNLF, encoded by the exons ATGCTGAGGACCAAAAAGAAAACTAAgaagaaaaccattaaaaaaacatcttcaacaAATGTGAAAAAGGAGTCGATTCCTGAAGCGCAGCTTCCCAAGAGAGTTCCTGGAGAAAAG cTTTTAGCAGCTCTGCAAGAATGGAAATATGTATTGCAAGCCCAACCAGTGTCCAGAACGATCACAGAAATGGAAAGCAATAATACAGAGCAGGATAGCAAAGAGCTCAGGCTTGTTTTCAAGTGTGTTGATGTCCATAAAACAGG atTCCTAAATGCAAGTGAAGTCCAGAGTGCTCTAGAGTTAATGGGATTTGTAATAAATGAACATGGTGAAGAACGTATCAAGAAATGGATGGATTTAAATAAAGG GAGTCTTGGATTTTGTGGGTTTCAGGAGCTCATTGCAGATTGGCATGGTGTAACCAGGGATTTCTACAAGGAGCTCAAGAAAGGATTTTCTATGATTGATCATG ataaagatGGAAAAATTACCATAACTGATTTGAGTGCATCCTCCAAGATGGCAGGAATTCATTTGTCACGCCAGGAGCTTGAAGAGATGATGGCAGAAGCTGATCAAAATGGAGACCATGCCATTGACATTAGtgaatttattgaaattatgCTAAAAACCAACCTGTTTTAG